The Geothrix sp. DNA segment GTGCGCGACTACCACGACGCGGAGCGCCACCTCTTCTGGGGCACCATCCACGACCCGGCCCAGAAGCAGCTGGGCTCGCGGCACACGGACTTCGGCCACAGCGCCAAGGCCTACTGGATGCTGGAGCGCATCGGGCGGCTCACGCAGGATCAGGCCCTGGTGGGCCTGGCCACCAGCGGCGCGAGGGCGGTGCTGAAACAGGCCTACCTGCCGGAGTCTGGCACCTGGGGCTCGCGGCTGCGGCCGGACGGCAGCGTCGGCACCGGGAAGGAGTGGTGGATCTACGCGGAGCTGGACCAGCTGGCGGCCACCCTGGCGCTGACGGACCCGGCCCAGGCCGCGCCCCTGCCCCGCACGGCGGACTTCTGGTTCAAGCGCATGGTGGATCCCGTGAACCACGAGGTCTGGGGCGGCACCGGGGGTGCCCCCGACTTCGAGCCCTGGCAGGGTCCCAAGATCCACCAGTGGAAGAGCGGCTACCACTCGGCCGAGCATGCCCTGGTGGGCTACCTCACGGCCCAGGCCCTGCATGGGGAGGCAGCCACCCTCTACTTCGCGCCTCCCAGCACCAAGGTGCTTCTGCGGCCCTATGTCTTCGAGGGCACCGCCGCCAGCCGCAGCAGCGAAGCGCTGCCGGGCTTCCCGGGACGGCGGAAGGTCGAGGTCGCCTTCACCGGGCTGAGGTAGGCCGGGCGAAGGGCTTATGAAACCTTTCCTTGCCTCTATCTGAGGCGGCTACTTCCGGATGATGGCCGAGGTGAGGGCGGGGAGGGTGACGGTGCTGGTCCCGCCGGTGGTGATGATGGTGACGGCCGTGCTTCCCAGGGGGATGGGGGTCAGGCCCGCCTGGACGCCATCCGCCAGCAGGGAGGCGGTGCTGAGGTCCATGCCCGCATTGAAGGACTGGGCGCTGGTGCCGGCGTTGTGGAACACGAAGAAGGTCGAGGCATCCACGGTGGAGGCCACACACTTGTAGCCGAATGCCAGGGTGCTGGAACCGACGCCCACCGGGTCGATGCGGGTGAGGTTGGCGGCGCGGACGCCATCCGGCAGGCGGAAGGCGTTCGTGCTCTTCCGGATGGCCGTGAGGCCCTGGACATAGCTGTAGAGCTTGTAGCCGTTCTGGGTGGCGTCGTAGTTCGTGAAACCGCCGGTGATCGGATCGCTGGCATAGACCGTGGACCACTTCACCAGGTTGATGGCGTCCGAGGCGTTGTAGGAGTTGTCCACGAAGGAGCGGTGGGAGCCGGTGCTGGACTTGGTGTTGGCATAGCCGCCGGTGGTCTCCTTGGTGCGGAACATCTCGTCCCCGGCGTGGAGGAAGGCCAGGCCCTGGGAGGTGAGCAGCACGGCATAGCCCACCTTGGCCCGCTTCAGGAGCTCCGCGTCGCCGGTGGCATCCTTGGTCACGTTGGTGGCCATGGCGAGGACGTCGTAGAGGCAGAGGTTGTCGTGGCAGGTGAGGTAGCTCACCACGTTGTTGGTGGAGCCCGGCGCGAAGCCGTTGGTGGGCAGTCCGGCAACGTTAGAGAAGAGGTTGGCGGGGCTCTGGCCCGCGCCCGACAGGAAGGCCGCGGCGCCATCGCTGGGATAGCCGTTCTTGAAGATCTGCCGGTAGCTGTCGGAGAACATGGCGATGTTCTGGCCGGTGAAGGCGGTCGCGTGCACCTGGTCCGCCCCGCTGGTGGCGGCACCGTTGTAGTCGGTGGCCACGCCACTGTAGAAGCCGTTCCAGCCCTCGCCCAGGAAGACCACCTTCGGGTTGAGGGCCGCGGCGGCATTGTAGGCGGACTGCACGGTCTGGGTGTCCAGCACGCCCATGAGGTCGAAGCGGAAGCCATCCACCTTGTACTCGCCCACCCAGTGGGCCACGGAGTCCACGATCACCTTGCGCACCATCTTGGCGTCGGAGCGCACGTCCTGGCTGCCGGCGCCGTTGTTGCTCGTGCTCCGGTAGAAGTAGCCCTGGATGCCCGAGTCGCCCAGGACATTGTTGTTGGCCGTGTGGTTGTAGACCACGTCCAGGATGACCCCCATGCCCTGCTTGTGGATCTCGTTGATGAGGGTCTTCAGCTCGTTGATGCGGGCGGCGGGATCCAGGGGGTTGGCGGAGTACATGCCCGAGGGCGTGAAGTAGTTCTGGGGGTCGTAGCCCCAGTTGTAGTTGGCGCCCACGGTCTTGGTGATGTCCAGCTCGCGGGTGCGGATCTTGGTCTGGTCGTAGTTGTAGTTGGCCAGGGGGCAGAGCAGCTGAACATGGGTGACGCCCAGCTTCTGGATGTGGGGCAGCATGGCCACCAGGCCCTTGTAGGTGCCCCAGGTGGTGCCGTTCGCAAAGGCGGCGCCCAGGTTCGGGTCCACGGTGAGGTCGCGGATGCCCGCCTCGTAGACGATGGCGTCCCGGTTGGAGGCGTAGGCGTAGGGCACCACGGTGGTGCCATCCGGGCCCTTCATCCGGGAGCCGTCGAAGTAGTTCGCCGCGCCCACATAGGCCCAGCCGCCATCCGGCAGGGTGGTCGCCGGACTGAGGATGGCGCCCTTGCCGATGCTGTCCCCGGGGATGGTGGTGCCGTTGGCGTGGACCCACTGGGCCATGGATTTGGCGTAGGGATCCAGCACGTACTCGCTGCCCACCTTGTAGACGTAGAAGGTCTGGGCCGGGAGGGGGATGGAGCCCGTGGACCAGACGCCGCCG contains these protein-coding regions:
- a CDS encoding alpha-amylase family glycosyl hydrolase — encoded protein: MTRLLASLSASGLILLLACGGGGGGGGSTPSTPNAMAMDKDANATPADTSFYGVPNTQLGALLSGANVTFNYWNPNAGAVSLYLYASWNDALSSPAASVAMTRGAGGVWSTGSIPLPAQTFYVYKVGSEYVLDPYAKSMAQWVHANGTTIPGDSIGKGAILSPATTLPDGGWAYVGAANYFDGSRMKGPDGTTVVPYAYASNRDAIVYEAGIRDLTVDPNLGAAFANGTTWGTYKGLVAMLPHIQKLGVTHVQLLCPLANYNYDQTKIRTRELDITKTVGANYNWGYDPQNYFTPSGMYSANPLDPAARINELKTLINEIHKQGMGVILDVVYNHTANNNVLGDSGIQGYFYRSTSNNGAGSQDVRSDAKMVRKVIVDSVAHWVGEYKVDGFRFDLMGVLDTQTVQSAYNAAAALNPKVVFLGEGWNGFYSGVATDYNGAATSGADQVHATAFTGQNIAMFSDSYRQIFKNGYPSDGAAAFLSGAGQSPANLFSNVAGLPTNGFAPGSTNNVVSYLTCHDNLCLYDVLAMATNVTKDATGDAELLKRAKVGYAVLLTSQGLAFLHAGDEMFRTKETTGGYANTKSSTGSHRSFVDNSYNASDAINLVKWSTVYASDPITGGFTNYDATQNGYKLYSYVQGLTAIRKSTNAFRLPDGVRAANLTRIDPVGVGSSTLAFGYKCVASTVDASTFFVFHNAGTSAQSFNAGMDLSTASLLADGVQAGLTPIPLGSTAVTIITTGGTSTVTLPALTSAIIRK